DNA sequence from the Candidatus Polarisedimenticolaceae bacterium genome:
CGGCACGCCCCGCTCTACCCGGGTGTCGCCGACGCGCGCCTGGTCGCCCGGCGGGTCGCGCTCGCGGTCGGCCTCGAGGCCGCGCGCGAGGGGGCGGCGGAGTCGATCCACGCGCAAGAGCTCGAGCGCCGGATCGACCAGCTCATGTGGGAGCCGAAGTACCCCCGGCTGCGGCACCGGCCGGAGAAGTAATTAGGGACAGCAACCTACTTCCTAAAAATGGGGACAGTCCCTCTTTTCCTCTTTTTCAGCTCCGACAACCCAACGTTCCAGGCTGGAGAAGAGGGAAAGCGGGACTGTCCCCATTTTTAGGAAATAGGTTGCTGTCCCTAATTACTTCTGCGCGGCCAGCCAGCGCTCGACGTCGATCGCGGCGCGGCAGCCCGCGCCCGCGGCGGTGACCGCCTGGCGGTAGACGTGGTCGTGCACGTCTCCCGCGGCGAAGACGCCGTCGACGTTCGTGTACGACGAGTTCCCCTCGATCGAGAGGTAGCCCGCGGAGTCCGTCGGGAGGATCGTCTCGAAAAGCTTCGTGTTCGGCGTGTGGCCGATCGCGACGAAGAACCCGCCGCACGGACGCTCGGTGACCGCCCCCGTCTTGAGGTTCCTCACGCGGATCTTCGCGACCCTCCCGTCCTCGGCGAGGACCTCCTCGACGGCGGAGTCCCAGAGGATCTCCACCTTGGGGTGCGCCTTCACGCGGTCGGCCATGATCCTCGAGGCGCGGAAGGCGTCGCGTCGGTGGACGACGGTCACCCGCGAGCCGTAACGGGTGAGGAACAACGCCTCCTCCATCGCCGTGTCCCCGCCCCCGACGACGACGATCTCCTTGTCGCGGAAGAAGAAGCCGTCGCAGGTCGCGCAGTAGGAGACGCCGCGCCCCGAGAGCTCCTTCTCCCCGGGGATGTCGAGGGTGCGAGGGGAGGCGCCGGTGGCGACGATCACCGCACGGGAGCGCAGCTCGCGGTCCTCGGTCCAGACGCCGAACGGCCGCGAGGAGAAGTCGACCCGGACGGCGTCGCCGGGGACGAACGTCGTGCCGAAACGCTCGACCTGTCTGCGGAACCGCTCCATCAGCTCGGGGCCCTGGATCCCCTCGGGGAAGCCGGGGTAGTTCTCGACCTCGGTCGTGGCCATCAGCTGGCCGCCGGCGAGCAGCCCCTCGACGACGACCGGCTTCAGGTTCGCGCGGGCGGCATAAAGCGCGGCGGTGAGACCGGCGGGGCCGGATCCGAGGATGACGACGTCGTGGACTTCCAAGGGACGATCTCCTGCGGGGAGGGGGTTACTCGAGTCGGGCCTCGCGCGGGATCACGACGATCCCGCCGTCGGTGACGAGAAAGCGGCGGCGGTCCTCCTCCGGGTCCTCGCCGACGACGAAGCCCGGAGGGATCCTCACCCCTTTATCGACGATCGCGCGTTTCAGCCGGGCGTGCCGGCCGACGTCCACCCCGTCCATGAGCACGCATTCGTGCACCCGGGCGTAGGAATTGACGCGGACTTCCGGGCCCAGGACCGACCGCTCCACCCGCCCGCCGCTGACGATCGCCCCGCCGCTGACCAGGGAGTCCAGCGCGACCCCCAGGCGCCCGCCGGGCTCCTCCTGGGCGAACACGGTCTTCATGGGGGGGAGCTGCCGCGGGGCGGTGCGGATCGGCCACGCCTTGTCGTAGAGGTTGAACACCGGGTCGACGGCGACGAGGTCCATGCTCGCCTCGAAGTACGAGTCGAGCGTTCCGATGTCGCGCCAGTACAGGGTCTGCTTCCGGTTCTCGTCCACGAACGAATGGGCGAAGACCTTTCCGGTCTCGACGAGGGAAGGAAGGATGTCGTACCCGAAGTCGTGACGGCTGTCCCGTCGCGCGTCGGCCGAGAGCGCGCGCACGAGTCCCTCCGTCTCGAAGCAGTAGACCCCCATGTTGACGAGGGCCACGTCGGGTTTCCCGGGGACCGGCTTCGGGTCCTTCGGCTTCTCCCGGAAGGCGGTGATCCGCCAGTCGTCGTCGACCTCGAGGACGCCGAACGACGAAGCCTGCCCGAGGGGCACCTCGACGGCGCCGACGCTCGCGAGCGCCCCGCGCTCCTCGTGCCGGTCCACGATCTGCCGGTAGTCCATCTTGTAGACATGGTCGCCGGAGAGGATCACGACCCGGCGCGGGCGTTCCTGCTCGAGCAGGTAGACGTTCTGGTAGACCGCGTCCGCCGTCCCCTGATACCAGCGCTGGCCCACGCGAAGCATCGGCGGCACGGTGTGAATCCACTCGTCCAGCTCGTGGGAGAGGATCGAGGCCCAGCCGATGGCGATGTGGCGCTCGAGGCTGCCGGACTTGTACTGGACCAGGACGTAGATCTTCCGGAGGCCGGAGTTCAGGCAGTTGCTCAGCGTGAAGTCGATGATCCGGTAGATCCCGCCGAACGGGACCGCGGGTTTGCCGCGGTCGCGCGTGAGCGGGTAGAGACGCTCTCCTTGCCCTCCGGCGAGGACGATGGCCAAGGTGTCGCCGAGTAGGACCTTCCGCCGATCGTTCACGCCGACGCGCGCTCCCGCTCCGCCAGCACCCGGCGCACCGTCTCGCGCAGCTCCGTCGTGTCCGAGGATTTCACGACGTAGGCGTCCGCGGCCCAGCTGAGGAAGTTCTCCTTGTAGCACGAAAAGGCGGAGTTCAGCACGACGGCGGTCCGCGGGTTGCGCTCGAGGATGCGGCTCATCGCGTCGAGCCCGTCCATTCCCGGCATCCGGATGTCGAGCACGACGAGATCGGGGCGCACCTCCTCGAGCTGCGCGAGCGCCTCCTGCGCGTTCGACGCGGTCGCCACCTCGTGGCCGTCCTCGGAGAGGTCGCTCCGGTAGAGCATCCGCAGGGAGGGCTCGTCCTCAACGACCAGGATCCTCGACATCGTCGACCTCCTTTCCTTCCCCCCCGTCGATCGCGGCCGGAAGCCGCAGCGTCACGGTCGTTCCGGCTCCCTCGCGGCTGACGACCTCGATGTCCCCATGATGCTCCCGAACGATCTGCGCCGCGATGGTCAGGCCGAGCCCCGTGCCGGTGGACTTCGTCGTGAAGAACGGCTCGAGGACCCGGGCCCGCACCTCCGGGGGCATGCCGGGTCCGTCGTCGGCGACGGCGAGCGCGACCGCGGCGGCGCCGTGGCGCCCGGCGCGCAGCGTCACGCGGCCGCCCGCAGGCATCGCCTGGATCGCGTTGCGCACCAGGTTGACGACGGCGCGGAAGAGGTCGTCCCGGCCGCACGCGGCCTCGCACGGGCCCGGCTCCACCTCGACCGAGAGCTCCACCCCCGACTTGTCCGCCTCGTAGCGCAGCAGCGCCGCAGCGTCGGCGACGACCTCGGCGAGCGCGACCGTCCCCTGCCGCGGGACGGGAGGATGCGTGAAGTCCAGGACCTCCGAGATCACCCGCTCGAGGCGCAGCACCTCGTGCACCACGGTCCGGAGCGTCTCCGCTTCCGCCCCGTCGGGACGGCGGCGCAGGATCGAGCGCGCGAGCCCTCCGATCGCCACCAGCGGGTTGCGCACCTCGTGCACGACCCGGGCGGCGACCTCGCCCACCGCCGAGAGGCGCTCGGCGCGCACCAGGCGCTCCTGCTGCTCGCGCAGCTCCCGCGTCGCATCCTCGAGCTGCGCGACCTTGCGGGCGAGGTTCTCGCTCGTGCGCGCCCGCTCGATCGCCAGGGCCGCGTGGATCGCGAGCAGCTC
Encoded proteins:
- the glgC gene encoding glucose-1-phosphate adenylyltransferase → MNDRRKVLLGDTLAIVLAGGQGERLYPLTRDRGKPAVPFGGIYRIIDFTLSNCLNSGLRKIYVLVQYKSGSLERHIAIGWASILSHELDEWIHTVPPMLRVGQRWYQGTADAVYQNVYLLEQERPRRVVILSGDHVYKMDYRQIVDRHEERGALASVGAVEVPLGQASSFGVLEVDDDWRITAFREKPKDPKPVPGKPDVALVNMGVYCFETEGLVRALSADARRDSRHDFGYDILPSLVETGKVFAHSFVDENRKQTLYWRDIGTLDSYFEASMDLVAVDPVFNLYDKAWPIRTAPRQLPPMKTVFAQEEPGGRLGVALDSLVSGGAIVSGGRVERSVLGPEVRVNSYARVHECVLMDGVDVGRHARLKRAIVDKGVRIPPGFVVGEDPEEDRRRFLVTDGGIVVIPREARLE
- the trxB gene encoding thioredoxin-disulfide reductase, which codes for MEVHDVVILGSGPAGLTAALYAARANLKPVVVEGLLAGGQLMATTEVENYPGFPEGIQGPELMERFRRQVERFGTTFVPGDAVRVDFSSRPFGVWTEDRELRSRAVIVATGASPRTLDIPGEKELSGRGVSYCATCDGFFFRDKEIVVVGGGDTAMEEALFLTRYGSRVTVVHRRDAFRASRIMADRVKAHPKVEILWDSAVEEVLAEDGRVAKIRVRNLKTGAVTERPCGGFFVAIGHTPNTKLFETILPTDSAGYLSIEGNSSYTNVDGVFAAGDVHDHVYRQAVTAAGAGCRAAIDVERWLAAQK
- a CDS encoding ATP-binding protein, translating into MNPPPTAGTHESADAALARRVGELRVIREIAESLHTAPDLAVILRTILVGATAGQGLRFNRAFLVLVDAARGELRGADGIGPADHEEATRVWGELDARPRSLRELLTDYGPLLEGSSGGAVRGIVDRLRVPLADGDAFLVRALKGGRTLHVRDGEHAQLLGVSEFAAVPLIVEGRPVGLLLADNGITGRPIEADDIFVLELLAIHAALAIERARTSENLARKVAQLEDATRELREQQERLVRAERLSAVGEVAARVVHEVRNPLVAIGGLARSILRRRPDGAEAETLRTVVHEVLRLERVISEVLDFTHPPVPRQGTVALAEVVADAAALLRYEADKSGVELSVEVEPGPCEAACGRDDLFRAVVNLVRNAIQAMPAGGRVTLRAGRHGAAAVALAVADDGPGMPPEVRARVLEPFFTTKSTGTGLGLTIAAQIVREHHGDIEVVSREGAGTTVTLRLPAAIDGGEGKEVDDVEDPGR
- a CDS encoding response regulator, whose amino-acid sequence is MSRILVVEDEPSLRMLYRSDLSEDGHEVATASNAQEALAQLEEVRPDLVVLDIRMPGMDGLDAMSRILERNPRTAVVLNSAFSCYKENFLSWAADAYVVKSSDTTELRETVRRVLAERERASA